The DNA window CTGGAGTACCGGGTAAATTATGCAGAGTCTCTAATTGACAAAACAAAAAAATTCCAGGAGCTTAAAGATGGTTTCCAGGATGTTTCATTATTGGAAAAACATGAAGAACTTATCCGGCTTTTGCTGGCAGATTTATTTCCAACGGGCTTAACAAATAATGAAATAAAAGCGGCAAGTATTCCACTTTCTAAAGTTACTTTTAATTATACAGAAAGGTTTAAAGACATTCTTAAAGATGCCGGAAAGGATTTTGAAATAGAGCTTAGAAATATTGGTGACGATGAATTTTATGTATTCTGTTGCTGTTTGATTGTACAGAGTTATTTTAAAAAAGATATTAGAAGTACGATGCCTTTGTATTATGATATTCCTAATAAACAGGGAATCATGAAGCATTACAAGATAACTGTTAATTCGGATTTTACCGATATTTATCCAACCCAAAAGGCTCAAATACCGACTGATGATATTTTGGACATGTTATTGGAAAATTTAGATGATTTCAGACTTTGGAAAAAATATTTTCCTCCAAAATCATGGATTCTGAAGGGATTCACCATTGTTTCATTGGTAGATTGTACAACGGAAGTTGCATTATCGGATCTCAAATCCAGCATGATACAAATAGATCCTGAAAACCTGGCACCTGATGAAAATTTAATTGAGATCTTTAAATCTTATTTTGATGTTGCCCAACTTAATTTTGGATTAATGCTTTTTAACAAAAAAGATCAGAGATTGGATAAAATTCCTATCTATGAAAATCTTTTTACCAATCATATTCTCGATTTCTGGATTAATACTTTTGATGAAGAAACCCGGAAGAATACTTTTGAAAATTTAAATAATAATTCAAAAGCAATTGTGATTTCGAACGTTGATAAAATGGAGCAGGAAATAAAGAATCAACCTTCTTTCAGTATTCTAAAAGAAAATAACATCAACAGTTTCATGGTAATTCCAATTATGAAAGATAATGAATTACTGGCAATCATGGAATTTACCTCTCCAATTCCAAACAGTTTAAATGGATTAAAGCTAAAAAAACTTGAGTTTTTTACTGAAATGATTCTTTTCTCTCTCAATAGATTTAGTTTCGAAAAGAATTATCAGATAGAAGCCATTATTCAGCGTGAATATACCTCTATTCATGACAGTGTGGTATGGAAGTTCAGAAATGAAGCCGAAAAGTATTTCAATGCTTCTCTGGCAAAAAAAATATATACTTTAAAACAGATTTCATTTAAAAATCTCACCCCATTATTTGGTTTCTCGGATATCCGTTCTTCATCAGAAAAAAGGTTTAATCTGATGCTTGAAGATCTAAATAGACAAATAGACTGCCTTCATGATATTTTCTCTGTGATCAATTCAGATTCCGAGAAATATTTATTGGCTTTGGAAATTTTTGAAAATGAACTCAATAATGAAATAAAAGCGGATACGGAACAACGTTTTCAAAGACTATTACGTGATGAAATTCATCCTTATCTGCAAGGTAAACTGGAAGTAAGAACAACTAAGGAGATAAAAAAACAAATTTCAGACTATTTCGGACAGGTTTTTACCCAAACTGATCTGTTTTATAACAGCAGAAAAAGTCTGGACGACTCTATTACCTTAATCAACAGAAAACTCGCAGATATGCTTGATGAAAGTCAGGCTAAAGCGCAGTTGATCTTTCCTCATTATTATGAAAGATTTAAATCAGATGGTGTGGAGCATAATTTATTTATTGGTCCTAATATCTCTCCGGACCTTCATTATACATCAAAAGTAGTTCACCAGCTTAGATATTGGCAATTGAAAACCATCTGCAGAATGGAACAGGAAATTCAAACCTTTAAAAAGGATCTTCCCATCCCACTGGATATTGCCTCATTAATTTTTGTCTATAATGAAAAAATAGATATCCGCTTCCGAATGGATGAAAAGCGTTTCGATGTGGATGGAGCTTATAATTCTTATTATGAGATCATCAAAAAAAGAATAGACAAAGCCCATATTAAAAACTCTACTGAAAGGATAACCTGCCCTGGAAAAATCACTATCGTTTATTTTGGAATGGAAAATCAAAAAGAATATCTTCAATATATCAATAAGCTACAGAAAAAAGAAATTCTTCAGGCTGATATTGAGTTTTTAAAAGTTGAAGACCTTCAGGGAATTACAGGATTATTGGCTTTGAGGGTTTCTTTAGTTTAAAAACCTAGTCTATAAAATAAGTATCTGGCTTTTTCAATTCACCTTGAGGAATTTCAGCTTGTTCAAAAATAGAAAACTCAATCGTTCTGCAGATACTGTTCAGGGCAAGATCATTTTCTTCCTCTCCAAAAGGCTCACCTATTTCCTGAATAATAGCATCTAATGCAATAAAAGTATAACTGATTAAAAGAACAATGAGCGGCATCATCCAGCCCAGGCTGTCAACCAATCCAAATGGTAGCCAAAAACAATACAGATAAACGGTCCGATGTAATAAAACACTATAGGCAAAGGGTAAAGGGGTGTTATAGATTCGCTCACAACCTCCGGAAATATTAGAAAACTGATTCAGCTGTTGATCCATAGAGGTCATGACTATGGTATCAATATTTCCTTTTTTATTCTGTTCTTTCAGCCAATCTGCAATGAAACCCAGAATAATGCTGGGAATAAATTTCTTACCATTTAATTTTTGTTCATATTCAGGAGAAAGCAAACGGGAAAGATGCTCTGTTCCTGATTTATCCCTTAACTGATAATTTAAAGACCAGCAAAATGCCGAAATCATTTTTACAATTTCTTTTTTTTTATCCGAAGCATCCGGAGCAGAATCGTCTACCAATGATAAGACCTGTCTGGTTAATGATCTGGTTTCAATGACCAGCAATCCCCATAGTTTCCTACCTTCCCAAAAACGATCATAACTTGCTGAATTACAAAATCCCATGAAAATGGCCAAAGCCAAACCTATTAATGTAAAAATAGTAGGATTGAGATGTACCTTATAATCATATATTTTACCCTTAAAAAGGTAGACTCCAATTGAAAACAAAGTAATAGCTACCAGCTGAACAATGATCTTCTTCAACACTGAACCCCGCCATATAAATAACATCTTCAGCCAATTTGTACGCTGTCTTACAATCATATTCAGCTAGATTTAATAATTAGAGCGTAAGAAATGCAAATGCAAAAGAAAGTACAGAAATAATGATTCCTGCCATAAAGATCTGGTATGTAATTGATAATAGTTTGTATTTTCTATCCAATACTTTTCCAAGATAATATAGATCTTTTACCATAGAATCATAGATGTAGTCCCTATCTTTAATAAGATCCCGCATTGCATTATGATAATCATCAAATATCATCTGATGGAAGTTACCAAAGAATAAAAGATTTACCTTCCTGTTTTCAACATCCTGATTCGTAAATTTAGTTTTTGTAACATTGGGTTTTGTAGATAAGATGGCAAAAATAATTGTCATAACACTTGATATCAGCAAAACAAAACTTGGAATGATAAGGTGAGCATTTTTGGGAGTATCCAATTTGGGAACCAATACCGAAAGGCAGACAGAAATGATAATTGCATTTACGGAAAGTAAGATATTCGCTTTACTGTCAGCAATATCACTTAGTCTGGTATGGTTATTCAATGTTACTCTGAATAATGTATCTACACTTCTATCTGATTTTGGTTCTTTCTTACTATCAGAATTCTCTTTTTTATCATCTTTTTTATCATCCTTTTTTTCTTCCTCTTTTTCCAACTTCTTTTCTATTTTCTTGATGTTCTTCTTTTTTAAAGGATCCCAGTTTTCTTTTGCATAATCTGTATAGTAATGATGTTTATTTTTCAACATATCCAAATTTCCTGCATTCCATTCGTCATTGGAAAAGCATCTTACATTAGTAAGTTCCCACTCTTTCCTTAAAGCATCAGAAATATCATTGTAATCATGACTGGCAAAATGGCTGCAATCTGCATCTTTAGCTATCTTTTCCAATAGATTCTGAGGCTCATAATTAATCTTTGTCGCTAAAATCAATTTAGAAATATCCTCAATATAATTTTCCGGATAATTTTCATTTGCAAGAAAATTTTTCATAATCTCAACACCCTTCTCCTCATGATTTTGAGCACAATCTATATAGCCCGTATCGTGAAACCAAAGCGCCAATATCACTTTCTCCTGGTCTTCTTTAGAGACTGGAGTATTCTTCATTATTTCTTCGGCTTTATTGACTGTATACGTGGTATGTATAAAATTATGATAGAAATATACCGAAGATAACTTATCTTTGAATAAGCTTTCAACATAATTTTTAACTTTTTGTAAAATATCCATTCCTGAATTTTAGTTAATGTAAATTTATGAATTTATCCTTTAAAACCCATCTAAAAAAAATATCTGTTCCATTTAGATTCTTGTTGGTATCAGGACTCTTATATTCTTGTGCTACCTATAACGTAAAAAAGGGTAAAAACTTACAAGAAGTTAAAAATTCTGACGCAAAATCTGAAAATGACTTTAAAATTTTCCTAGTCGGTGATGCCGGTAATGCAGATGAAGTCCAGGCGAAAAATACATTGAGTCTCCTTAAAAGTAAATTGGATTCTGCAGACAAGAATTCCATGCTTATTTTTCTGGGTGACAATATCTACCCGTCAGGAATGCCTAAAGAGGGAGACAAAGACTATCCTTTGGCAAAAGAAAAGATGGAAAACCAACTTGCTATCACAAAAAATTTCAAAGGCAAGACATTGGTTATTCCTGGAAACCATGACTGGTATCATGGATTGGATGGTCTAAATGCCCAGGAAGAATTCGTTAAAAATTATTTAAACGACAAAAAATCCTATCTACCCAAAAATTCATGCCCAATTGATGATATCAACATCACTGATGATATCAAATTAATTGTCATTGATAGTGAATGGGTTTTGCTTAATTGGGATCAATATCCCGGCATTAATAAAAACTGTACGATCAAAACCCGTGATGATCTATTCTATGAATTTCAGGATCTGATCACGAAGAACCAGGGTAAAAGAATTATTGTTGCTCTGCACCATCCTGTCATCAGCAGTGGAACACATGCAGGCTATAATTCCGCAAGATCTCATCTTTTTCCTTTTAAAGGTAATATTCCAGCTCCTGGGATAGCAACCCTTATTAATATCTTAAGGAATACCTCAGGCGCCAGCATGGAGGACATTAATAATCAGCATTATGCTGATTTAGCCAATAGACTTAAAAGTATTGTTCAGGACAAAGAGAACGTAATTTTTGTTTCGGGACACGATCATAACCTTCAATACCACTCTGAAAGAAATATCAGACAAATTATAAGTGGTGCTGGCTCTAAAGTAGATCCTGCAACAATAGCAGAAAAAACCGATTTTTCATATGGTGGGAATGGTTTTGCTGTTTTAAATATCAGAAAAGATCAGAGTTCTGATGTAGAATATTTTTCGACTACAAATAATCAGCTAAAAACACTATCACATATTAATGTAATTTCCAAACCGGAACCTTTCATTAATAATTATCCAAATTCTTTTCCTAGTACAATATCCTCAACTGTTTATCCTAAAAAATTAACGGAGAAAGGAAAGTTTTACAGATGGCTTTGGGGAGATCATTACAGAAAATATTATGGAATCCCTATTGAAGCAAAAACAGCTAATATTTCGACGTTAGACGGTGGCTATATCCCTTTTAGAGAAGGTGGCGGAAATCAATCCAACAGCTTAAGACTTAGAGCAAAGGACGGGCAGGAATTTGTAATGCGTGGTGTAAAGAAAAGTGCAGTACGTTTTCTGAATAATATGGCTTTTAAGAAAAGTACCTTTGGTGATGAGCTCAATAATACATTCCCAGATAAGTTCTTACTTGATTTCTATACTACCAATCATCCGTTTACTCCATTTGCAGTTGGAAATATGGCTGATAAACTGAATATCTTCCATAGCAATCCAAGATTATTCTACATTCCGAAGCAACAGGCTCTGGGAGATTATAATGAACATTACGGTGACGAAATGTATATGATAGAGGAACGTTATTCTTCAGATCCTAAAACACTTCAAGCCTTTGATAATGCAACAGATATTGTTTCTACAGATGACGTTATAAAGAACTTTGGCAAAAATTACAAATATTCCGTCGACAAAGAATCCTATATCAGAGCAAGAATTTTTGATATGCTGCTAGGTGACTGGGACAGACATTCTGATCAATGGAAATGGGCGGAATATAAGGATGGCGACAAAGTAATCTACAAGCCTATTCCGAGGGATAGAGATCAGGCTTTCAGTAAATATGATGGAGCCGCATTTAAATTAATTATGAACGTTCCAGCAATCCGTCACATGAAAACCTTTAAAGAAGATATTCAGAATGTAAAATGGCTGGCTATGGAACCTTACCCGTTAGATCTGGTATTCTTAAAAGGATCTACACAGGAAGAATGGGTGACGCAGGCAAAGTATATCCAGGAACATTTGACAGATACAGATATCAATGAGGCTTTTAATAATTTACCTAAGGAGGTAAAAGATGAAACAATTAGTGATATTCAGAGAAAGCTTAAATCCAGAAAGGAAAAATTACAGGATTATGCAAGTCAATATTATGATGTACTGCAGAAAAAAGTTCCGTTAGCAGGAACAGTAAATCAAGATAAATTTGTTATTACTAAAACTGGAAATTCAGTTGAAGTTAAACAATACAAACTGGATAAGAAAGGAGAAAATCCTGAGTTGGTATTTGAAAAAACATATTACGACAACAAAACAAAAGAGCTCTGGATCTACGGGCTTGAAGACGATGACATTTATGAGGTATCGGGAGAAGGAAAGCCAAAAATGACAATCCGACTGATTGGCGGTTATAATAATGATGTATACAATGTAAGCAACGGAAGTAAGGTAAAGATCTATGATTTTAAATCTCAGAAGAATACCTACAATGCGGATACTGCTACCAAGAATATTTCCGATGATTATGATATTAATACCTACAATTATAAACATCCGAAATACAATTTCTTTGCCGGATATCCTAATGCCGATTATAATCCTGATGACGGGGTTATCATAGGAGTTTTAGCGAACTATACAGTCAATAACTTTATCCGTGCCCCATACACCCAGAAACATAGTTTAAAGGCTAATTTTTACACAAATACGGCTGGTTTTAACCTTGTCTATAAAGGAATTTTTAAAAAAGCGATTTCAGGATGGGATTTTAATATTGATGCGGCATATACAACACCGCGTTTCTCAGAAAACTTCTTCGGATTATCTAATGAAAGTGAATATGATAAAGATAATACTGAAACAAAATATAACAGAGCTAGAATCTCAAAATTCAATTTTGCACCTTCAATTTCAAAAAAGAGCTGGCTCAATCTTGAACATAAATTCCAGCTTACATTCGAAGATAATAAAGTTCAAAGAAATGGAGACCGTTTTGTAGACCAATCGCCGGATGTAAATCCTGCAGTTTTCAAAAGTCAGCAGTTTGCTGGTGCTAACTATACCTTTAGTTTCAAAAATTTTGACAATAATGCCTTTCCTACTTTAGGATTGGAATTAATTGCAAATGCGAATTGGAAAACAAATATTTCTGATTTTGATAGAAATTTTCTAACCTTAAACGGATCTTTAAATGTCCATCACCGAATTGATAAGAGAGGAAACTTTGTTTTTGCAAACTCCAGTAATGTGATGTGGATCAACAATAACAACTTTGAATTCTATCAGGCTGCCAGTATTGGTGGAAATAATGGACTGCGGGCTTTCAGGAACACAAGATTCTCAGGAAAGTCTTACTTTGCAAATAACTCTGAGATACGTTGGGATTTTGGAAGGGTAAAAAATAATATCATTCCTACTAACATGGGTATTTTAATTGGTTATGATGTAGGACGAGTTTGGAATGATAACGAAAACTCTGACAAATGGCATCAGGCTGCAGGTGTAGGTTTCTGGCTAAGCGTTGTTGAAATGTTCTCAGCAAGATTAAATTACTTCTATGGTTCTGATGGCGGAAGAATTTCTGCAGGA is part of the Chryseobacterium paludis genome and encodes:
- a CDS encoding GAF domain-containing protein codes for the protein MSNLYKKDAPFQVIISFKKYLDVLEHIKYNDRLEYRVNYAESLIDKTKKFQELKDGFQDVSLLEKHEELIRLLLADLFPTGLTNNEIKAASIPLSKVTFNYTERFKDILKDAGKDFEIELRNIGDDEFYVFCCCLIVQSYFKKDIRSTMPLYYDIPNKQGIMKHYKITVNSDFTDIYPTQKAQIPTDDILDMLLENLDDFRLWKKYFPPKSWILKGFTIVSLVDCTTEVALSDLKSSMIQIDPENLAPDENLIEIFKSYFDVAQLNFGLMLFNKKDQRLDKIPIYENLFTNHILDFWINTFDEETRKNTFENLNNNSKAIVISNVDKMEQEIKNQPSFSILKENNINSFMVIPIMKDNELLAIMEFTSPIPNSLNGLKLKKLEFFTEMILFSLNRFSFEKNYQIEAIIQREYTSIHDSVVWKFRNEAEKYFNASLAKKIYTLKQISFKNLTPLFGFSDIRSSSEKRFNLMLEDLNRQIDCLHDIFSVINSDSEKYLLALEIFENELNNEIKADTEQRFQRLLRDEIHPYLQGKLEVRTTKEIKKQISDYFGQVFTQTDLFYNSRKSLDDSITLINRKLADMLDESQAKAQLIFPHYYERFKSDGVEHNLFIGPNISPDLHYTSKVVHQLRYWQLKTICRMEQEIQTFKKDLPIPLDIASLIFVYNEKIDIRFRMDEKRFDVDGAYNSYYEIIKKRIDKAHIKNSTERITCPGKITIVYFGMENQKEYLQYINKLQKKEILQADIEFLKVEDLQGITGLLALRVSLV
- a CDS encoding bestrophin family protein, with the protein product MIVRQRTNWLKMLFIWRGSVLKKIIVQLVAITLFSIGVYLFKGKIYDYKVHLNPTIFTLIGLALAIFMGFCNSASYDRFWEGRKLWGLLVIETRSLTRQVLSLVDDSAPDASDKKKEIVKMISAFCWSLNYQLRDKSGTEHLSRLLSPEYEQKLNGKKFIPSIILGFIADWLKEQNKKGNIDTIVMTSMDQQLNQFSNISGGCERIYNTPLPFAYSVLLHRTVYLYCFWLPFGLVDSLGWMMPLIVLLISYTFIALDAIIQEIGEPFGEEENDLALNSICRTIEFSIFEQAEIPQGELKKPDTYFID
- a CDS encoding metallophosphoesterase, producing the protein MNLSFKTHLKKISVPFRFLLVSGLLYSCATYNVKKGKNLQEVKNSDAKSENDFKIFLVGDAGNADEVQAKNTLSLLKSKLDSADKNSMLIFLGDNIYPSGMPKEGDKDYPLAKEKMENQLAITKNFKGKTLVIPGNHDWYHGLDGLNAQEEFVKNYLNDKKSYLPKNSCPIDDINITDDIKLIVIDSEWVLLNWDQYPGINKNCTIKTRDDLFYEFQDLITKNQGKRIIVALHHPVISSGTHAGYNSARSHLFPFKGNIPAPGIATLINILRNTSGASMEDINNQHYADLANRLKSIVQDKENVIFVSGHDHNLQYHSERNIRQIISGAGSKVDPATIAEKTDFSYGGNGFAVLNIRKDQSSDVEYFSTTNNQLKTLSHINVISKPEPFINNYPNSFPSTISSTVYPKKLTEKGKFYRWLWGDHYRKYYGIPIEAKTANISTLDGGYIPFREGGGNQSNSLRLRAKDGQEFVMRGVKKSAVRFLNNMAFKKSTFGDELNNTFPDKFLLDFYTTNHPFTPFAVGNMADKLNIFHSNPRLFYIPKQQALGDYNEHYGDEMYMIEERYSSDPKTLQAFDNATDIVSTDDVIKNFGKNYKYSVDKESYIRARIFDMLLGDWDRHSDQWKWAEYKDGDKVIYKPIPRDRDQAFSKYDGAAFKLIMNVPAIRHMKTFKEDIQNVKWLAMEPYPLDLVFLKGSTQEEWVTQAKYIQEHLTDTDINEAFNNLPKEVKDETISDIQRKLKSRKEKLQDYASQYYDVLQKKVPLAGTVNQDKFVITKTGNSVEVKQYKLDKKGENPELVFEKTYYDNKTKELWIYGLEDDDIYEVSGEGKPKMTIRLIGGYNNDVYNVSNGSKVKIYDFKSQKNTYNADTATKNISDDYDINTYNYKHPKYNFFAGYPNADYNPDDGVIIGVLANYTVNNFIRAPYTQKHSLKANFYTNTAGFNLVYKGIFKKAISGWDFNIDAAYTTPRFSENFFGLSNESEYDKDNTETKYNRARISKFNFAPSISKKSWLNLEHKFQLTFEDNKVQRNGDRFVDQSPDVNPAVFKSQQFAGANYTFSFKNFDNNAFPTLGLELIANANWKTNISDFDRNFLTLNGSLNVHHRIDKRGNFVFANSSNVMWINNNNFEFYQAASIGGNNGLRAFRNTRFSGKSYFANNSEIRWDFGRVKNNIIPTNMGILIGYDVGRVWNDNENSDKWHQAAGVGFWLSVVEMFSARLNYFYGSDGGRISAGIGMNF
- a CDS encoding Pycsar system effector family protein; its protein translation is MDILQKVKNYVESLFKDKLSSVYFYHNFIHTTYTVNKAEEIMKNTPVSKEDQEKVILALWFHDTGYIDCAQNHEEKGVEIMKNFLANENYPENYIEDISKLILATKINYEPQNLLEKIAKDADCSHFASHDYNDISDALRKEWELTNVRCFSNDEWNAGNLDMLKNKHHYYTDYAKENWDPLKKKNIKKIEKKLEKEEEKKDDKKDDKKENSDSKKEPKSDRSVDTLFRVTLNNHTRLSDIADSKANILLSVNAIIISVCLSVLVPKLDTPKNAHLIIPSFVLLISSVMTIIFAILSTKPNVTKTKFTNQDVENRKVNLLFFGNFHQMIFDDYHNAMRDLIKDRDYIYDSMVKDLYYLGKVLDRKYKLLSITYQIFMAGIIISVLSFAFAFLTL